From Vigna angularis cultivar LongXiaoDou No.4 chromosome 11, ASM1680809v1, whole genome shotgun sequence:
TGGAAGtggaataaataaatttgtaatacatATATACAGGAACTTGGAAGATAATCAACTTGAAGGACATCTTCCCCCGAGCCTTGGAAAAATGAGCAACTTACAGAAATTGTGAgattgtttgttttatttcagTAATTTTCATTTGATGTACATAATCAAATTCAATCATTAGTTTGTCTTCATTGATGCATAAATATCTACAATTTCTACTGTTTTTCCCCACAGCCTAActcctttttctatttttgatttCCTATATATGAACATGCAGACTTCTCTCTGCAAATAATTTCACAGGGACAATACCAGAAGCATATGGAAAACTCAAGAATCTCACTCAGTTGTGAGTGATACGATATGATGTCATAAAATTTGtccctatatttttattttgtctttgttaaATTATGAAACCACCCCATATTTTCTGCAGTAGGATAGATGGGAGCACTTTGTCCGGGAAGATACCCAGTTTTATAGGGAACTGGACCAAACTTGATAGATTGTGAGTCTAAATTTTAGCTTATTCTGACCTTTTCTCTCTTGAAGAACCAAATAATCCTATATTTGAATTGTATTACTgagaaaacattgttttaaaGGGATTTGCAGGGCACATCCTTGGAAGGTCCAATTCCTTCTGTCATATCTGAATTGATCTATTTGACAGAATTGTTAGTACTTTCTTTCCCCTTTTTAGAATATCcaaatttttacattttgtcTGCATTTTAAATGGCTATGGAAGGCAATCTCCAATAGagaaacattttcttttcattgatGAAACATTTATATATCAGGAGAATATCTGATTTGAAGGGACCAACAATGACATTTCCTAATCTGACGAATTTGAATCTCTTGCAAAGACTGTGAGTTGAAAACATCATTGCTCTTACGTGAAGAGCTATATAATTCATTTAGACTTTTAATGTTTGGTTTTTTCTATTACTCAGAGAATTGAGGAATTGCTTAATCACTGGTCAAATTCCTAGTTACATTGGAGAAAAGCAAAGTTTAAAAACTCTGTAAGTTGCATCTAGAGTATGTTACTGGCTATAGTTGTACCTATCACTATATATGCTTTAAGCCTCTTTGTATAGACCTGTTTACCACTATTGGaccatccattaatgtctagtctcacactcgagatgtatatacctcagcatgaaggagtgtgttggaAATTCCACATTGACATATAAGTAGGAGCAAACTGCATTTACAAGCCGGTTTAGTGGgagttgagttaaacttaaagttcactCCTTAACAATCTTCAATTCTATTGTCTTTTCGAAGACTTACTTTTAGACACTCTTTAGCTGTTTGTGTAGTCGTTTGAAAAgctattttttcaaattattgaaCCAATTGATCTGTAATATTGTGTTCCAATTTCAAAAGGCctgaaaaatgagaaaaattaaaaattattggaaTCTTGAAATTTCCTCTCATATTCTGCTGCTACAGTTTGGCTGTGGCATGTGCCATTACttcattttagtaattttatcttttttcttttgttcagaGATCTGAGCTCCAACATGCTGACTGGTCCAATTCCAGATTCATTTCAGGAcctggaaaaaataaattacttgtAAGACCATATTTTCCTCTTCCGACAAGAAGATTAACTGAAAGGATGGATGTGTGGATGTTCCTACAAATAATTTGGTCTCAAGAATGTTTTTTGCTTTTTCTCGATTGAATTTTCTCTGATATAATGAAGCATGTGTTCATGATGGGTGCAGGTTCCTGACTAACAATTCTCTAAGTGGACGAATTCCTGATTGGATACAAACCTTAAAACAGAAGATGTAAGCatgttttcttgaatttttaCCAGCCTCTTAGTTTCATACTTTAGAATTAGAATTCTCTGAATTGTGAAATTTAATCTCGCTTTATGTTCTCTTGCAGTGATTTATCATTGAACAATTTTAGTGAgagtttttcacatttttgccaGGTCTTGGATGTGTAAGCTTCTTTTtgtctaaaaattatttaaagcaTTTCTTCACTTATGTCAATTCTAAGCATGGTATTGTTATTATTACTGAGCAGGAACTTAGCTTCCAGCCTCTCTCCCTCAGCAAACACTTCGTATGTTCTTTCTTATGATCTAGTTTTAATTCAATATCCGCTTTGAATCATCTGTTGAATTAACTATTCATCTTGCAGATCGTCTTGTTTAAAGAAAGGCCAACCTTGTTCTGGGAAACCCCGGTGTAAGTGTCTAGACTTGGAAAGTAATCATGATTTTATAAACTacaattgttttgttttgtcgATGAAATTATGATAGTTCCATTTTGAAATCCGAACTAAAATGCATTAGAGAtcaagttttgttttgtttgttttctgtCCCTGCTTTTTCATTAAGCTTAGTCATTTTTCTTAATGAACTATTCACTTTCACTGTGTTTCTGCAGTTCATTCACTGTTCATAAACTGTGGAGGACCTGAAATAGAATTTGAGGGCAATGAATATGAAGCCGACCTCAATCTACGAGGTATATCAAACTATGTTGTTAGTGACGATGGCAAATGGGCATATAGCAGCACTGGAGTATATCTAGGAAGGGATAAGGCTGATTATGTTGCAAACAATCAGTTTAATCTGAAAATTAATGGCTCTGAATACTACCATACAGCCCGCATGGCCCCACTATATCTTCATTATTATGGTCTTTGTATGCTGAATGGAAATTATAAAGTGAAACTTCATTTTGCTGAGATAACATTCTCTGATGACAATTCATTTACCAGCCTTGGAAAGCGTGTGTTTGATGTTTCAATCCAAGTGAGTAATGAAGCAAACAATTGGTTTCATATATTATGTTAGGACTTAAATGAGTCTCAAGACACATCAAGTGGCTCATCCTAGTGACTCTTTACATGTTAGACTCGTTTTCTATCTGGTTTTCCAATTAAGCAAGAGTTCTGAAGGTAGATATTTTCATCACTGTACATTGACAgggttttaaatatttgaaagattTTAACATTGTGGAAGAAGCTGGTGGAGTTGGTAAGGGAATCACTAAGGAGTTTAATGTGAATGTTACCCACAACACCTTGGAAATCCACTTATCCTGGGCAGGGAAAGGAACTAATGCTATTCCTGAAAGAGGTATATATGGACCTCTTATATCTGCTATCACTGTGACCCCAAGTAAGTAGCTTTGATAACAATGGTTTGATCTCTATGAAATCAAGAAATACCTTGTCTTTTCATGTCAAGTAAACATTTCCACTTTGATGTAGACTTTAAAGTTCCTTCACATGGACTGTCTACTGGAGCAATTGCTGGAATTGTGGTTGGGATATGTGTGTTCATCATATTGATACTCTTTGCACTTTGGAAGATGGGTTTTCTATGCGGGAAAGATGAAACAGACCAAGGTAAGATTATATTCCAAAGGAAGTTGGTGCCCTTATGACTTGATTTTTGGTCATACTAGGTTCAGATTGGTTTGAAGTCAATCATGACGAATATGCATTTGTTATAGTCTTATAATATTGTAATAGACATACTTCTGTAGATATTAATATCAGATTATATTACAACAAAAAGTTTTACTGCAAAGATCTGAATTATGGTGATTTTAAGTTCAGAAAAAATGCACACTTGGGTTCTCATGAAAACAGTTCTGtaatttctctctttttacTTGATACTTTTCATTGAGTAGCTACATCTACCTTGTTGCAGAACTTCTAGGTTTGAAGACAGGCTATTTCAGTTTAAGACAGATTAAAGCTGCTACTGATAACTTCGATCCTGCAAATAAGATAGGTGAAGGAGGCTTTGGACCAGTATACAAGGTAACTTTGGATAGATTACAATCATCTCAAGCTGTATGAAGTTTTGAAAACATTGGGGTTGACTCTTTTATCCccaatattttacaaataaaaacatGTACTGATGACATTGTTTATTCACAGGGTGTGCTGTCAGACGGTGCTGTGATTGCTGTTAAGCAGCTTTCCTCTAAATCAAAGCAGGGGAATCGCGAATTCATCAATGAAATAGGCATGATATCTGCTTTGCAGCATCCAAATCTTGTGAAACTTTATGGCTGTTGCATTGAAGGAAACCAGTTGCTTCTAGTATATGAATACATGGAGAACAATAGTCTTGCTCGTGCACTGTTTGGTAAATGCTTCATGAACATCTTTGGTTGTGTATGCCGCTACCAAGTTAAATCCAACTGAAAAAGCTTTTCTCTTTTAGGTAAAGAGCATGAGAGGATGCAATTGGACTGGCCCAGAAGAATGAAGATTTGTGTGGGGATTGCAAAGGGATTAGCTTATCTCCATGAGGAGTCAAGGTTGAAAATAGTACACAGGGATATTAAAGCAACCAATGTCTTACTTGATAAGCATCTGAATGCCAAGATCTCTGACTTTGGTTTAGCCAAACTTGACGAAGAAGAG
This genomic window contains:
- the LOC108332992 gene encoding probable LRR receptor-like serine/threonine-protein kinase At1g53430 — protein: MTKMRFVMSSSSKHVSIFFTFCFLALDHFQHFGSNAQLIPKDEVKILQTISDKVENLNWRVTQGSCQGGRGFDNRKISRDEDQIIRNVTCNCSFNNGTVCHVTSVALKGINLSGLLPDEFGNLTRLKTLDLTRNYFNGSIPKSLGRLSSVEILSLLGNRFTGSIPSEISDMTSLQELNLEDNQLEGHLPPSLGKMSNLQKLLLSANNFTGTIPEAYGKLKNLTQFRIDGSTLSGKIPSFIGNWTKLDRLDLQGTSLEGPIPSVISELIYLTELRISDLKGPTMTFPNLTNLNLLQRLELRNCLITGQIPSYIGEKQSLKTLDLSSNMLTGPIPDSFQDLEKINYLFLTNNSLSGRIPDWIQTLKQKIDLSLNNFSESFSHFCQVLDVNLASSLSPSANTSSSCLKKGQPCSGKPRFHSLFINCGGPEIEFEGNEYEADLNLRGISNYVVSDDGKWAYSSTGVYLGRDKADYVANNQFNLKINGSEYYHTARMAPLYLHYYGLCMLNGNYKVKLHFAEITFSDDNSFTSLGKRVFDVSIQGFKYLKDFNIVEEAGGVGKGITKEFNVNVTHNTLEIHLSWAGKGTNAIPERGIYGPLISAITVTPNFKVPSHGLSTGAIAGIVVGICVFIILILFALWKMGFLCGKDETDQELLGLKTGYFSLRQIKAATDNFDPANKIGEGGFGPVYKGVLSDGAVIAVKQLSSKSKQGNREFINEIGMISALQHPNLVKLYGCCIEGNQLLLVYEYMENNSLARALFGKEHERMQLDWPRRMKICVGIAKGLAYLHEESRLKIVHRDIKATNVLLDKHLNAKISDFGLAKLDEEENTHISTRIAGTIGYMAPEYAMRGYLTDKADVYSFGIVALEIVSGKSNTNYRPKEEFVYLLDWAYVLQEQGNLLDLVDPSLGSKYSSEEAMRMLQLALLCTNPSPTLRPPMSSVVSMLEGKTPIQAPPIIKGSDNAQDARFKALEFLSQDSQTHVSSAFSQDSIEQRSKSMGGPWVDSTISVASRTDHCSDKLITTPNDECFEVGAVKSPNSNSFVKDMNKN